In Arthrobacter burdickii, one DNA window encodes the following:
- a CDS encoding endo-1,4-beta-xylanase, with translation MKARQSLAAAVLASALILPAATPALAAQEAPQKPGIEKQDTLRWAAPQDLKIGTAVAGGGHHETQPYPAPFTYDSAYREHLAAEFSSVSPENQLKWEFVHPARDTYRFAEMDAIVQFAQENHQVVRGHTLFWHSQNPAWLEQGNFSKDELRAILKDHIQTVVGRYAGKIQQWDVANEIFNGDGTLRTTDNIWIRELGPEIIADAFRWAHEADPKAKLFFNDYGVEGVNAKSNAYIKLIPQLKAQGVPVDGFAIQGHLSTRYGFPGDLQTNLQRFDDLGLETAITEIDVRMDVAAGTKPTAAQLEKQASYYQRALDACISVEECNSFTIWGFTDKYSWVPVFFSGEGEATVMWNDFTRKPAYYALQESLEQASPGRGNR, from the coding sequence ATGAAGGCCCGTCAGTCCCTTGCCGCCGCAGTCCTCGCGTCGGCGCTGATTCTTCCCGCCGCAACCCCCGCACTCGCAGCACAGGAAGCACCCCAGAAGCCCGGAATCGAGAAGCAGGACACCCTCCGCTGGGCAGCCCCGCAGGACCTGAAGATCGGCACTGCCGTCGCAGGCGGCGGCCACCACGAGACCCAGCCCTACCCCGCCCCCTTCACCTACGACTCCGCGTATCGGGAGCACCTCGCCGCCGAGTTCAGCTCCGTGTCACCCGAAAACCAGCTGAAATGGGAGTTCGTGCACCCCGCACGCGACACCTACCGCTTCGCAGAGATGGACGCCATCGTCCAGTTCGCGCAGGAGAACCACCAGGTGGTCCGCGGTCACACCCTGTTCTGGCACAGCCAGAATCCTGCCTGGCTGGAACAGGGCAACTTCTCGAAGGATGAGCTGCGCGCCATCCTGAAGGACCACATCCAGACCGTCGTCGGACGGTACGCAGGCAAGATCCAGCAGTGGGACGTCGCCAACGAGATCTTCAACGGCGACGGGACCCTGCGCACCACGGACAACATCTGGATCCGGGAACTGGGTCCGGAGATCATCGCCGACGCCTTCCGCTGGGCGCACGAGGCCGACCCCAAGGCGAAGCTCTTCTTCAACGACTACGGCGTGGAGGGCGTCAACGCGAAGAGCAACGCCTACATCAAGCTTATTCCGCAGCTGAAGGCCCAGGGCGTCCCCGTGGACGGCTTCGCCATCCAGGGGCACCTGAGCACGCGCTACGGCTTCCCCGGCGACCTCCAGACCAACCTGCAGCGCTTCGACGACCTCGGACTGGAGACGGCGATCACCGAGATCGACGTCCGGATGGACGTGGCAGCGGGGACCAAGCCCACTGCCGCACAGCTCGAGAAGCAGGCGAGCTACTACCAGCGGGCACTCGACGCGTGCATCTCCGTGGAGGAGTGCAACTCCTTCACGATCTGGGGCTTCACCGACAAGTACTCCTGGGTCCCGGTGTTCTTCTCCGGTGAGGGCGAGGCGACCGTGATGTGGAACGACTTCACCCGCAAGCCCGCCTACTACGCACTCCAGGAGAGCCTCGAGCAGGCGTCCCCCGGGCGCGGTAACCGCTAG
- a CDS encoding glycoside hydrolase family 3 N-terminal domain-containing protein translates to MTETTLNDAPWRNTAAAPEDRVEALIQAMTLREKVAQLVGVWVGANTEGGEVAPHQNEMNEPVDLDELLPHGLGQLTRPFGTAPVEPGLGALSLQRTQERIAAANRFGIPALVHEECLAGFAAWKATAYPVPLAWGATFNPELVRTMSSAIGADLRSVGVHQGLAPVLDVVRDARWGRVEETIGEDPYLIGTIATAYVQGLERAGVVATLKHFVGYSASKAGRNLAPVSIGERERADVLLPPFEMAIRESGVRSVMHAYTDIDGVPTAADASLLTSLLRDTWGFDGTVVADYFGIAFLKELHRVAATLGEAAAAALTAGVDVELPTIHTFGEHLLAEVDGGRLDEGLVDRALRRVLQQKLDLGLLDPAWSPVPPALAGAGADVPVVDLDTPANRAIASELAEQSIVLVRNGGILPLAGAPRIALIGPNADTHRAFLGCYSFPAHVGEQHPEVEMGLTIPTVADAVQREFAGSDVTIAAGCTIDGTATTGFDEALAVAGGSDVVVAVLGDRAGLFGRGTSGEGCDAESLALPGVQQQLLDELLATGKPVVVVLLTGRPYALGSAATDAAAVVQGFFPGEEGAAAVAGVLSGRINPSGRLPVSIPGTPGAQPSTYLAAPLAQANSVSNIDPTAAFAFGHGLSYTDFTWQDVESSADTAATDGEVTVEITVANAGERDGVETVQLYLHDPVASVVRPVQRLISYARVPLAAGASARVAFTVPADVAAFTGRDGLRVVEPGELDLRIGASSGDIRASVPLTLTGEARHVDHTRRLHCDVKVVTL, encoded by the coding sequence ATGACTGAAACAACACTGAACGACGCCCCCTGGCGGAACACCGCCGCAGCACCCGAGGACCGGGTCGAGGCCCTGATCCAGGCGATGACCCTTCGCGAGAAGGTCGCCCAGCTGGTCGGCGTCTGGGTCGGCGCCAACACCGAGGGCGGCGAGGTGGCCCCCCACCAGAACGAGATGAACGAGCCCGTCGACCTCGACGAACTCCTGCCGCACGGCCTCGGCCAGCTGACCCGGCCCTTCGGCACCGCCCCCGTGGAGCCAGGGCTCGGTGCCCTGTCGCTGCAGCGGACGCAGGAGCGCATCGCGGCGGCCAACCGCTTCGGCATCCCCGCCCTCGTGCACGAGGAATGCCTGGCCGGCTTCGCCGCCTGGAAGGCGACCGCCTATCCGGTGCCCCTGGCATGGGGTGCAACGTTCAATCCCGAGCTGGTGCGGACCATGTCCTCGGCGATCGGCGCGGACCTCCGCTCCGTCGGCGTCCATCAGGGGCTCGCTCCGGTGCTCGACGTCGTGCGCGACGCCCGCTGGGGCCGGGTCGAGGAGACCATCGGTGAGGACCCCTACCTGATCGGTACCATCGCCACGGCCTACGTGCAGGGACTGGAGCGGGCCGGCGTCGTCGCGACGCTCAAGCACTTCGTGGGCTATTCGGCGTCCAAGGCCGGCCGCAACCTCGCCCCGGTCTCCATCGGCGAGCGCGAGCGTGCCGATGTGCTCCTGCCTCCGTTCGAGATGGCGATCCGCGAGTCCGGAGTGCGCTCGGTGATGCACGCGTACACGGACATCGACGGCGTGCCGACGGCGGCCGACGCCTCGCTCCTGACCTCGCTCCTGCGCGACACGTGGGGCTTCGACGGGACCGTGGTCGCCGACTACTTCGGCATCGCCTTCCTCAAGGAACTCCACCGCGTGGCCGCGACGCTCGGCGAGGCCGCGGCGGCAGCGCTGACGGCCGGCGTGGACGTCGAACTCCCGACCATCCACACCTTCGGCGAGCACCTCCTCGCCGAGGTCGACGGCGGCAGGCTGGACGAGGGGCTCGTCGACCGCGCACTCCGCCGCGTCCTGCAGCAGAAGCTGGACCTCGGCCTGCTCGATCCCGCATGGTCACCGGTTCCTCCGGCCCTGGCCGGCGCCGGGGCCGATGTCCCGGTCGTCGACCTCGACACCCCGGCCAACCGAGCCATCGCCAGCGAGCTCGCCGAGCAGTCCATCGTCCTGGTGCGCAACGGCGGGATCCTGCCGCTCGCCGGCGCCCCCCGCATCGCCCTGATCGGTCCCAACGCGGACACGCACCGGGCCTTCCTGGGCTGCTACTCCTTCCCCGCCCACGTGGGAGAGCAGCACCCCGAGGTGGAGATGGGTCTCACCATCCCCACGGTCGCGGACGCCGTCCAGCGCGAGTTCGCCGGCAGCGACGTCACCATCGCCGCGGGCTGCACCATCGACGGCACCGCGACGACGGGCTTCGACGAGGCGCTCGCCGTCGCCGGGGGGTCCGACGTCGTCGTCGCCGTTCTCGGAGACCGTGCAGGGCTCTTCGGCCGCGGCACGAGTGGCGAAGGGTGCGACGCCGAGTCCCTGGCGCTCCCGGGCGTCCAGCAGCAGCTGCTCGACGAGCTGCTCGCGACCGGCAAGCCGGTCGTCGTCGTCCTGCTCACGGGGCGCCCCTATGCCCTCGGTTCCGCCGCGACCGATGCCGCCGCCGTCGTCCAGGGGTTCTTCCCCGGCGAGGAAGGCGCGGCTGCTGTCGCCGGTGTCCTGAGCGGGAGGATCAACCCGAGCGGACGCCTGCCGGTCAGCATCCCGGGGACGCCGGGCGCGCAGCCGTCCACCTACCTCGCGGCTCCGCTGGCGCAGGCGAACAGCGTGTCCAACATCGATCCGACGGCGGCGTTCGCCTTCGGCCACGGCCTCAGCTACACGGACTTCACCTGGCAGGACGTGGAATCGTCGGCGGACACCGCCGCCACCGACGGAGAGGTGACCGTGGAGATCACCGTCGCCAACGCGGGCGAGCGCGACGGCGTCGAGACCGTGCAGCTCTACCTGCACGACCCGGTGGCGTCCGTCGTCCGGCCGGTGCAGCGACTGATCAGCTACGCACGCGTGCCCCTGGCCGCGGGAGCCTCGGCGCGGGTCGCGTTCACGGTCCCTGCCGACGTCGCCGCCTTCACCGGGCGCGACGGGCTGCGCGTCGTCGAGCCGGGGGAGCTCGACCTGCGGATCGGCGCTTCGAGCGGCGACATCCGCGCATCGGTACCCCTCACCCTGACGGGGGAGGCCCGGCACGTGGACCACACCCGGCGACTGCACTGCGACGTCAAGGTGGTCACTCTCTGA
- a CDS encoding xylulokinase → MALVAGVDSSTQSCKVVVVDTATGAEVRSGRALHPEGTEVDPGAWWEALRSALEAAGGLADDVDALAVAGQQHGMVLLGRDGRVLRDALLWNDTRSAGAARDLIGEFGADELVARTGLVPVASFTGAKVRWVRDAEPDIVPAIAAVALPHDWLTWRLRGFGPAGESPLGPVLEELVTDRSDASGTGYWSPATGGYDLALFEDILGRPAREAQGAGETASGDGTEVILPRVLPAETVAGTVHSPFLASETHRIVLGAGAGDNAGAALGLGAEEGDVVVSLGTSGTVFAVAPKPVADSSGAVAGFADASGLFLPLVATLNAARVLSSVAGILGVDHDGFAGLAREAAPGADGVVLVPYFEGERTPNLPTAKASFHNLSIASSTRANLARAAIEGMLCGLADALDAVRATGVEPRHLLLIGGAAQNGAVQEVAAQVFDLPVRIPAPGEYVARGAAVQAAWALAGSRPQWSVDTVKNQAPDHRPVIREQYRAAVGSVTF, encoded by the coding sequence ATGGCCCTCGTTGCTGGCGTCGACTCGTCCACACAGAGCTGCAAGGTCGTCGTCGTCGATACGGCGACCGGCGCGGAGGTCCGTAGCGGCCGTGCCCTCCATCCGGAAGGCACGGAGGTCGACCCCGGCGCATGGTGGGAGGCCCTGCGGTCCGCACTGGAGGCCGCAGGAGGACTGGCGGACGACGTCGACGCCCTCGCGGTCGCGGGCCAGCAGCACGGAATGGTGCTGCTGGGCCGCGACGGCAGGGTACTGCGCGACGCGCTGCTGTGGAACGACACGCGGTCGGCCGGCGCTGCACGAGACCTGATCGGCGAGTTCGGTGCCGATGAGCTCGTGGCCCGCACGGGGCTGGTCCCCGTGGCGTCCTTCACCGGCGCCAAGGTGCGGTGGGTACGGGACGCGGAGCCCGATATCGTTCCTGCGATCGCTGCCGTCGCACTCCCCCACGACTGGCTGACCTGGCGCCTGCGCGGTTTCGGGCCGGCGGGGGAATCGCCCCTCGGCCCCGTGCTGGAGGAACTGGTGACGGACCGCTCCGACGCCAGCGGCACCGGTTACTGGAGCCCGGCGACGGGTGGGTACGATCTCGCCCTGTTCGAGGACATCCTCGGCCGCCCCGCGCGCGAAGCACAGGGTGCCGGGGAGACAGCCTCGGGTGACGGTACCGAGGTCATCCTCCCCCGGGTCCTCCCGGCCGAGACCGTCGCGGGCACCGTGCACTCCCCGTTCCTCGCATCCGAAACCCACCGGATCGTCCTCGGGGCGGGTGCGGGCGACAATGCAGGCGCCGCCTTAGGGCTCGGTGCGGAGGAGGGCGACGTCGTCGTGTCCCTCGGAACGAGTGGAACGGTCTTCGCCGTCGCACCGAAGCCGGTGGCCGACTCCTCGGGAGCGGTGGCCGGATTCGCCGACGCCAGCGGACTGTTCCTGCCGCTCGTGGCGACCCTCAACGCGGCACGCGTGCTGTCGTCGGTGGCTGGGATCCTCGGCGTGGACCACGACGGTTTCGCCGGGCTGGCCCGCGAGGCCGCGCCCGGAGCCGACGGCGTGGTCCTGGTGCCCTACTTCGAAGGTGAGCGCACCCCGAACCTGCCGACGGCCAAGGCCAGTTTCCACAACCTCAGCATCGCCTCGAGCACCCGCGCGAACCTGGCACGGGCCGCCATCGAAGGGATGCTGTGCGGACTGGCGGACGCGCTGGACGCCGTGCGGGCGACGGGCGTCGAGCCGCGGCATCTCCTGCTGATCGGCGGAGCGGCCCAGAACGGCGCCGTCCAGGAGGTCGCCGCGCAGGTGTTCGACCTGCCGGTCCGCATCCCGGCACCCGGGGAATACGTGGCACGGGGGGCTGCGGTGCAGGCCGCGTGGGCCCTGGCGGGATCGCGGCCGCAGTGGTCGGTGGACACCGTGAAGAACCAGGCTCCGGATCACCGTCCGGTCATCCGCGAGCAGTACCGGGCAGCAGTCGGGTCCGTGACGTTCTAG
- a CDS encoding LacI family DNA-binding transcriptional regulator, producing the protein MQDNAHPAVTISAIASAAGVSVPTVSRVLNGRSDVAPATRERVEVLLREYGYRRRGTAQAAPSGLVDLVFNDLDSPWAVEIIRGVEESLNSEGLSVVVSAIHRRGGADSTRKWLDTLGARTSDGAILVTTDLDSFLHAELQRLNLPVVVVDPAGVPDLEVPTIGATNWTGAVTATEHLIQQNHRRIGFVAGRPGLWCSRARLDGYRAGLDAAGIEFDPSLVLGGDFDYASGFAAGRDLLSRADRPTAIFAASDQMALGVYEAARQQGLRVPDDVSVIGFDDLPEAGWASPPLTTVRQPLSEMGTLAARTLVRLIRGEPVESPRIELSTRLVTRSSVRALSN; encoded by the coding sequence GTGCAGGACAACGCCCACCCCGCCGTGACGATCTCGGCGATCGCCTCGGCGGCCGGAGTCTCCGTTCCCACGGTGTCGCGCGTCCTCAACGGCCGCTCCGACGTCGCTCCCGCAACCCGCGAGCGCGTCGAGGTCCTGCTGCGCGAGTACGGCTACCGCCGCCGCGGGACAGCACAGGCGGCACCCTCCGGCCTGGTGGACCTGGTCTTCAACGATCTGGACAGCCCCTGGGCCGTCGAGATCATCCGGGGCGTCGAGGAGTCCCTGAACTCCGAGGGCCTGTCCGTCGTGGTGTCCGCCATCCACCGCCGGGGAGGCGCCGACTCCACGCGCAAGTGGCTCGACACCCTCGGTGCGAGGACCAGCGACGGCGCCATCCTCGTCACGACGGACCTCGACTCGTTCCTGCACGCGGAACTGCAGCGCCTCAACCTGCCCGTGGTCGTCGTCGATCCTGCCGGCGTACCGGACCTGGAGGTGCCGACCATCGGGGCGACGAACTGGACCGGCGCGGTCACCGCGACCGAACACCTCATCCAGCAGAACCATCGCCGCATCGGGTTCGTCGCGGGCCGGCCCGGGTTGTGGTGCAGCCGTGCACGCCTCGACGGGTACCGGGCAGGGCTCGACGCCGCCGGCATCGAGTTCGACCCCTCCCTCGTTCTCGGCGGGGACTTCGACTACGCCTCGGGGTTCGCCGCGGGAAGGGACCTCCTTTCGCGGGCCGACCGCCCCACCGCGATCTTCGCCGCGAGTGACCAGATGGCCCTCGGCGTCTACGAGGCCGCGCGCCAGCAGGGCCTGCGTGTCCCCGACGACGTCAGCGTGATCGGGTTCGACGACCTCCCCGAGGCAGGGTGGGCGTCACCGCCGCTCACCACGGTCCGGCAGCCGCTCTCCGAGATGGGCACGCTGGCGGCCAGGACCCTCGTACGCCTGATCCGCGGCGAGCCGGTGGAGAGTCCCCGCATCGAACTGTCCACGCGTCTGGTGACCCGGTCGAGCGTGCGAGCGCTCAGCAACTGA
- a CDS encoding endo-1,4-beta-xylanase, with the protein MRQRRLVAGATAFGLMTGAGALALPAAQADEPTVLLNEDFEDGSFSPLAQNGGPALSVVDADGDKALLVKGRTNDYDGIKTPANLLQAGGSYTFSAQVKLSAAAGTTTSARFVVEPAYSWVGNTTVSADAWTTVTGTFNAPAGADPATLRAYLGTGDLGAPYDYLVDDVVITGTAAPADGGAWQPAPDPSFVPGGAVSPTTTPLASARATGNAVALTFDDGPNPGETAAVLDLLRDKGITATFCIIGQNVQASGGAELLRRIVAEGHTLCNHGTSYADMGSWTQAQVETDLKENLRIIRAAVGNPTQQVPYFRAPNGSWGATGEVAAALGMQPLGLGNVIFDWDGNDLSEATLTANLRKAFTPGAVVLAHDGGGDRSNTVKAVTTVVTEKLAEGWTFTLPRGGAAVAGSVGITSGFESGTDGWTARGTGVSVAASSDARTGSGSLLVTNRTQPWHGAALDVTAGLPVGTAVEVSVWAKLAPGQAPASLKVSVQRDNGGGSAYDSVAGAGASVTADGWTQLKGTYTLGAAADKAQVYVEGVVGVDFLLDDFSLAPFAETSIQTDVPGLKDVLGADGIEHVGVAIDARETVGTAADLVRKHFNAFTPENAGKPESVQPVEGQFTFTQLDQLLDFADANDVKVYGHVLAWHSQTPAWFFKDGTRDLTNSPADQALLKARMEAHIKGIADHINARYPDGNSPIWAWDVVNEVIADGDNANPHDMRDSRWFQILGEGFVDQAFRLADRYFPDAALFINEYNTEMPEKRADYLELIRALEARGVPIDGVGHQAHVDVARPVQWLEDSIKAVEALDPKLLQAITELDVNASTENQGADVSGAPVDPYSPAFEDDADAAAEVGYYYRDLFAMLREHNEAVDSVTFWGISNARTWLRTWPMARPWEQPLPFDDELQVTPAYWGIVDPAKLPARPADVLPPRIADQSDITAVANGASGAKVAYVLPSAIDTLDGVVPLACVPLSGSRFPVGITTVTCTATDDAGNSRTSSFDIVVTRKQAGKP; encoded by the coding sequence ATGAGACAACGACGTCTGGTCGCAGGCGCTACGGCGTTCGGCCTGATGACGGGAGCCGGCGCCCTTGCGCTCCCGGCGGCCCAGGCCGACGAACCGACAGTACTGCTGAACGAGGATTTCGAGGACGGCAGCTTCAGCCCGCTCGCGCAGAACGGCGGGCCCGCACTGTCGGTCGTCGACGCCGACGGCGACAAGGCCCTGTTGGTGAAGGGCCGGACCAACGACTACGACGGCATCAAGACGCCGGCCAACCTCCTGCAGGCGGGAGGAAGCTACACCTTCTCCGCGCAGGTGAAACTCTCCGCGGCAGCCGGCACGACGACGTCGGCTCGATTCGTCGTCGAACCCGCCTACAGCTGGGTGGGCAACACCACGGTGTCGGCCGATGCCTGGACGACGGTGACCGGCACCTTCAACGCCCCCGCCGGAGCCGACCCGGCAACGCTGCGGGCCTACCTCGGAACGGGAGACCTGGGTGCGCCCTACGACTACCTCGTGGACGACGTCGTGATCACCGGCACGGCCGCACCCGCCGACGGCGGAGCCTGGCAGCCCGCACCCGACCCCTCCTTCGTCCCGGGCGGTGCGGTGAGCCCCACGACCACGCCCCTCGCCTCGGCGCGCGCAACGGGCAACGCCGTCGCCCTGACGTTCGATGACGGGCCGAACCCGGGTGAGACCGCCGCCGTCCTCGACCTCCTGCGGGACAAGGGCATCACGGCGACCTTCTGCATCATCGGGCAGAACGTCCAGGCCTCCGGCGGCGCCGAGCTGCTGCGGCGCATCGTCGCCGAGGGGCACACCCTGTGCAACCACGGCACTTCCTACGCGGACATGGGTTCGTGGACCCAGGCGCAGGTCGAGACCGACCTCAAGGAGAACCTCCGGATCATCCGGGCCGCCGTCGGCAACCCGACCCAGCAGGTGCCCTACTTCCGGGCACCGAACGGCAGCTGGGGCGCCACCGGCGAGGTCGCTGCAGCGCTCGGCATGCAGCCGCTCGGCCTCGGCAACGTCATCTTCGACTGGGACGGCAACGACCTCAGCGAGGCGACCCTGACCGCGAACCTCCGCAAGGCCTTCACGCCCGGTGCCGTGGTCCTCGCCCACGACGGCGGCGGAGACCGCTCGAACACCGTCAAGGCGGTCACGACGGTCGTCACCGAGAAGCTCGCGGAGGGCTGGACCTTCACCCTCCCGCGCGGCGGAGCTGCGGTTGCAGGATCCGTCGGCATCACCTCCGGGTTCGAGTCCGGCACCGACGGCTGGACGGCCCGCGGCACCGGCGTCTCCGTTGCGGCGAGCAGCGATGCCCGCACCGGTTCCGGCAGCCTGCTCGTCACGAACCGCACGCAGCCCTGGCACGGTGCGGCCCTCGACGTCACGGCCGGCCTGCCGGTCGGGACAGCGGTCGAGGTATCCGTGTGGGCGAAGCTCGCTCCGGGCCAGGCACCGGCATCGCTCAAGGTGTCCGTGCAGCGCGACAACGGCGGCGGGAGCGCGTACGACAGCGTCGCCGGTGCCGGCGCCTCGGTGACGGCCGACGGCTGGACCCAGCTCAAGGGTACCTACACGCTCGGTGCGGCTGCGGACAAGGCGCAGGTGTACGTCGAGGGTGTGGTGGGAGTGGACTTCCTGCTGGACGACTTCAGCCTCGCACCGTTCGCCGAGACGTCCATCCAGACGGATGTCCCCGGTCTGAAGGACGTGCTCGGCGCTGACGGGATCGAGCACGTCGGTGTGGCGATCGATGCCCGGGAGACCGTGGGAACGGCCGCCGACCTCGTGCGCAAGCACTTCAACGCCTTCACGCCCGAGAACGCGGGCAAGCCGGAGAGCGTGCAGCCGGTCGAGGGACAGTTCACCTTCACCCAGCTGGACCAGCTGCTGGACTTCGCGGACGCGAACGACGTGAAGGTCTACGGACACGTGCTCGCCTGGCACTCGCAGACCCCGGCATGGTTCTTCAAGGACGGTACCCGCGACCTGACGAACAGCCCGGCCGACCAGGCGCTCCTCAAGGCACGCATGGAAGCGCACATCAAGGGCATCGCGGACCATATCAACGCCCGCTACCCCGACGGGAACAGCCCCATCTGGGCCTGGGACGTGGTCAACGAGGTCATCGCGGACGGCGACAATGCCAACCCGCACGACATGCGGGACAGCCGCTGGTTCCAGATCCTCGGCGAGGGCTTCGTCGACCAGGCCTTCCGCCTGGCCGACCGCTACTTCCCCGACGCAGCCCTGTTCATCAACGAGTACAACACCGAGATGCCGGAGAAGCGCGCCGACTACCTCGAGCTGATCCGTGCACTCGAGGCCCGCGGCGTGCCGATCGACGGCGTGGGGCACCAGGCCCATGTCGACGTCGCCCGGCCCGTGCAGTGGCTCGAGGATTCCATCAAGGCCGTCGAGGCCCTGGACCCGAAGCTCCTGCAGGCCATCACCGAACTGGACGTCAATGCGTCCACGGAGAACCAGGGTGCCGACGTCAGCGGCGCTCCGGTGGATCCCTACAGCCCGGCGTTCGAGGACGACGCGGACGCAGCGGCGGAGGTCGGCTACTACTACCGCGACCTCTTCGCCATGCTGCGTGAGCACAACGAAGCCGTCGACTCGGTGACCTTCTGGGGTATCAGCAACGCCCGCACCTGGCTGCGGACCTGGCCGATGGCCCGTCCCTGGGAGCAGCCGCTGCCCTTCGACGACGAGCTGCAGGTCACGCCGGCCTACTGGGGCATCGTCGACCCGGCCAAGCTGCCCGCACGGCCGGCCGATGTGCTGCCGCCGCGGATCGCGGACCAGTCGGACATCACGGCGGTCGCCAACGGGGCCAGCGGCGCCAAGGTGGCCTACGTCCTGCCGTCGGCCATCGACACGCTCGACGGCGTGGTACCACTGGCTTGCGTGCCCCTGTCGGGCAGCCGCTTCCCGGTCGGCATCACGACCGTCACGTGCACCGCGACGGATGACGCCGGGAACTCCCGGACCAGCTCGTTCGACATCGTCGTCACGCGCAAGCAGGCGGGGAAGCCCTGA
- the xylA gene encoding xylose isomerase → MAIEPTRDDKFSFGLWTVGWEAQDQFGSATRAPLDVVEAVNRLSDLGAYGITFHDNDLFPFGCSPADRQREIDRLTGVLKSTGLIVPMVTTNLFSHPVFKDGGFTSNDRGVRRFALRKVLDNIDLAAELGAKTFVMWGGREGSEYDSAKDIRGALERYREAVNLLGDYVTDKGYDIRFAIEPKPNEPRGDILLPTLGHAMAFIETLERPELVGINPETGHEQMAGLNFTHGIAQALYQGKLFHIDLNGQRSIKFDQDLVFGHGDLQNAFSLVDLLEFGGPAGGPSYDGPRHFDYKPSRTEDMDGVWDSAAANMQTYLLLKERAAAFRADPEVQAALAASRVSEINEPTLNAGESYDALRADRTSYEDFDTESYFNGKGFGFVKLQQLFIEHLLGAR, encoded by the coding sequence ATGGCGATCGAGCCCACCCGCGACGACAAATTTTCCTTCGGACTCTGGACTGTGGGCTGGGAGGCCCAGGACCAGTTCGGCTCCGCGACCCGAGCACCGCTCGACGTCGTCGAGGCCGTCAACCGCCTGAGCGACCTCGGCGCGTACGGCATCACCTTCCACGACAACGATCTGTTCCCCTTCGGCTGCTCCCCGGCCGACCGGCAGCGCGAGATCGACCGCCTGACCGGCGTCCTGAAGTCCACCGGGCTGATCGTGCCGATGGTCACCACCAACCTCTTCAGCCACCCGGTCTTCAAGGACGGCGGCTTCACGAGCAACGACCGCGGTGTGCGGCGCTTCGCCCTGCGCAAGGTCCTGGACAACATCGACCTCGCCGCGGAACTCGGCGCGAAGACGTTCGTCATGTGGGGCGGCCGTGAAGGCAGCGAGTACGACTCGGCCAAGGACATCCGCGGCGCCCTGGAACGCTACCGCGAAGCGGTCAACCTGCTCGGCGACTACGTGACGGACAAGGGCTACGACATCCGCTTCGCGATCGAGCCGAAGCCGAACGAACCCCGCGGCGACATCCTCCTGCCCACCCTCGGCCACGCGATGGCGTTCATCGAGACGCTCGAGCGCCCCGAACTCGTCGGCATCAACCCGGAAACCGGCCACGAGCAGATGGCCGGGCTGAACTTCACCCACGGCATCGCCCAGGCGCTGTACCAGGGCAAGCTGTTCCACATCGACCTCAACGGCCAGCGGAGCATCAAGTTCGACCAGGACCTCGTCTTCGGCCACGGCGACCTCCAGAACGCCTTCTCGCTGGTGGACCTCCTCGAATTCGGCGGACCTGCCGGCGGCCCCTCGTACGACGGCCCCCGGCACTTCGACTACAAGCCGAGCCGGACCGAGGACATGGACGGCGTCTGGGACTCCGCTGCGGCGAACATGCAGACCTACCTCCTGCTCAAGGAGCGCGCTGCTGCGTTCCGCGCGGATCCCGAGGTCCAGGCTGCCCTGGCCGCCTCGCGTGTCTCCGAGATCAACGAGCCCACCCTCAACGCCGGGGAGAGCTACGACGCGCTGCGCGCCGACCGCACCTCCTACGAGGACTTCGACACCGAGTCGTACTTCAACGGCAAGGGTTTCGGCTTCGTGAAGCTCCAGCAGCTCTTCATCGAGCACCTGCTCGGCGCCCGCTGA